GGCCGACATCGGCGGCACCAACGCCCGATTCGGCTGTTTTTTTGTGGAGGACGGCCAGTTGCGCCTGGAGCGCGTGTCCTGGATGCCTTCGTCCGGTCTGCGGGATACGGAAGCTGTGTTGCGGACCTTGCAGCACCGCCTGGACCTGGAGCTCAGTCCCCAGGATGTGCTGGCCTTGGCCCTGGCGGGACCGGTGGCCGCCGAACGGGGCAGGCTGACCAACGGGTCCCTGCAATTGGACTTGGCCGTGGCGCGGCAAAGGTTCGGCTTGCGTCGCTGCCTGTTGTGCAATGATTTTGCCGCGGCGGCTCTGGCCACCCTCACCCCGGCAGGAGAAGACGCCCGGCTGGTGGCCGGAGACCGCTTGGCGGAAGGCGCAGGGCCGGAAGGCCGTGCCGCGCGGGCCGTGCTGGGGGCAGGTACGGGGCTGGGCGCGGCGCTGCTGGTCTGGACAGGGCGGCGCTGGCTGCCCGTACCTTCGGAGGCGGGGCATGCGGCCTTCCCCTTTTCTGGACGTCCGGAGCACGATTTTGAGCGATTTTTGCAAAGGGATCTGGGGCAGAGCTGGATCAGCGCCGAAGATGTGCTTTCTGGTCAGGGGCTCAGCCAGCTGCATTTTTTTCTCAGCGGCGAGTACTTGTTCCCCCCGGTGGTGGGCGCGCGGGCATTGCAGTCGGAAACGACCACTTTGCAGTGGTACGCCCGTTTTCTGGCCCGGTTTTGCCGCAACTGGATGTATGCGGCCTTGAGTCTGGGGGGACTGTGGGTCTGCGGCGGCATTGCCGCCCGTAACCCTCTGTGTCTGACCTGCTCCCAATTCGGCGAAGAATTGCAGCGCGCCAATCCCCTGCGCGCGCTGTTCGCGCCTGTGCCAGTGCGTCTTATGGAGAATGAAAACAGTGGGTTGTGGGGTGCGGCCCGCGCCGGGCAAAACCTTGTCGAAAAGGGCGGTCGGGCCTAGCGTCGATTACTTTTGAGAATAGGTAGCCTCAAAGGTTACGGCATGTTCGTTCCGGCGCAGGGGCGTGCAACTACACAGCGGTGCTGTCTTTATCCGTAGCTGGCGCTGTTGTCTTTGCCCGTAACGTCCTTTGTCGTAACGGGCCAAGCTCCTGCAGCGCACCGGCTGAAGTTACGCTTGCGCCACCATGGCGGGTGGCTGCTTACGCAGCCGCCAGGGCACTACAACGTGCAATGCCCCGGAGCCCTGTGAGGACGCCGTTTCCGGGCGGGACGGCGCGGGGGCGCAGGGGGCGTGCAAAAGCTGCAGCTTGTCCTGCCGCGCCGGTAAAAAAGTTTCAAAAAAAAATCGTTACCGCAGCCGGGGCTTGACAAACATTCTGTAGTAACGATAATGTTTATTACAAATCAGTGGAGAAGAGCTATGGCCCAAGTACAAACCCGAATGACGCGGCAACGGGCGGTAATTCTGGAAGAGCTGCGCAAAACCGCCACTCACCCTACGGCGGACGAGCTGTACAGCATTGTCCGGCGGCGTCTGCCGCGGATAAGTCTGGGTACCGTGTACCGCAATCTGGATTTTCTGGCAGACAGCGGCGAGATCCGCCGTCTGGAAACCGCCGGCAGCATCAAACGCTTTGACGGCGACATGTCCCCGCACCAGCATGTGCGCTGCGTTTTCTGCGGCCATATCGGCGACGTGATGGAAACCAGCGCAGCACCTTCGGTGGAAGGCATGCGGGTGGAGGGCTTTGCCCACATTCTCAATTCGCGCGTGGAGTACGACGGCATTTGCGAGGCCTGCGCCCGTCAGCGCGCTGTTGACGCCGCTGCGGAGCGGG
This sequence is a window from Desulfovibrio legallii. Protein-coding genes within it:
- a CDS encoding glucokinase, with translation MAGQRILAADIGGTNARFGCFFVEDGQLRLERVSWMPSSGLRDTEAVLRTLQHRLDLELSPQDVLALALAGPVAAERGRLTNGSLQLDLAVARQRFGLRRCLLCNDFAAAALATLTPAGEDARLVAGDRLAEGAGPEGRAARAVLGAGTGLGAALLVWTGRRWLPVPSEAGHAAFPFSGRPEHDFERFLQRDLGQSWISAEDVLSGQGLSQLHFFLSGEYLFPPVVGARALQSETTTLQWYARFLARFCRNWMYAALSLGGLWVCGGIAARNPLCLTCSQFGEELQRANPLRALFAPVPVRLMENENSGLWGAARAGQNLVEKGGRA
- a CDS encoding Fur family transcriptional regulator yields the protein MAQVQTRMTRQRAVILEELRKTATHPTADELYSIVRRRLPRISLGTVYRNLDFLADSGEIRRLETAGSIKRFDGDMSPHQHVRCVFCGHIGDVMETSAAPSVEGMRVEGFAHILNSRVEYDGICEACARQRAVDAAAERGDDDARRTA